A portion of the Bacteroides faecium genome contains these proteins:
- a CDS encoding ATP-binding protein has translation MKTRIYITLLILLHVTMQALAEEPRKIIIRGDEAFPPYEFINDKGEPDGFNIDLTRAVMKELGLPYDLQLEDWTEALRQFENGEVDLITGVAKLETPDKRFYLSKAHSYVDYIIVCRKNAPVRSARELSKKSIIVQRYSLPHRKLVEMGYETGLIVVDNMMEGLNRLSQGEGDAAVCPGNMAQGLIYKDGLTNLIIVDSGWPLREYCFASTDYRLLEQIDAAVLKLKKAGVYDRIYMKWLGEKPVFTIPLWLYSLLGALLLTAVLLFIFVSVYKKRVKRGEKLLKEENEKLNALLLENRKHEKMMREQETRLDLAMEAGDIAAWIYQPETQEIKTLRGNALAGKGLSMEENLQILHPADHAIQKGLFETLLGGEKDTAEAIFRYMHEDGTYHYYESRMIVRREEGEDVAILGTQKDITKEVHNNKMLNDTVEKLRFAIQTARMAMWEFDCKTLVFTSYNDPVADYKDGAPISINTYDSYFQKDGTEWDLLEEATRIMAEGEEKTYRFIVKMKTKYDSDWQYCVVRGVPMDKDATGRVIKYLGVRLNITEQMNYQKLLEQEREDARQADKLKSAFLANMSHEIRTPLNAIVGFSGLLQTTEEPELRQEFINIINNNNDLLLRLIGDILDLSKIESGLMELKPELFDLSETFKETYVTLKQRCTNSEVEFLGYNPYKSCRVNLDKNRLVQVGTNFITNAIKHTQKGYIRMGYEYVDEGVRIFVEDTGCGIPKEKQCKLFQRFAKLDDFTQGTGLGLAICKAIVDVQGGKVGVDSDEGKGSTFWAWFPCEAEIEEADTEEETKAKPADEISGLLMNKPDVPQADGVRRKSILVAEDIDSNFMLVKAILKNVELTRAITGKEAVELAAAHHYDAILMDMKMPVMNGIEATRKIRAFDKTTPIIAVTANAFDSDRVEAMKAGCDAFVTKPVKKKELEDMLRV, from the coding sequence ATGAAAACACGAATATACATCACACTACTGATTCTTCTGCATGTCACCATGCAAGCCTTGGCAGAAGAACCCCGAAAGATAATAATCCGTGGCGATGAAGCTTTTCCGCCCTATGAATTTATCAATGACAAAGGCGAACCTGACGGCTTTAATATCGATTTGACGAGAGCTGTGATGAAAGAACTGGGATTACCTTATGATTTGCAGTTGGAAGACTGGACGGAAGCTCTTCGGCAATTTGAAAACGGGGAAGTCGACTTGATTACAGGGGTAGCGAAATTGGAAACTCCGGACAAACGTTTTTATCTAAGTAAAGCCCATAGCTATGTGGATTATATTATAGTATGCCGGAAAAATGCTCCTGTCCGGAGTGCAAGGGAGCTGTCGAAGAAAAGCATTATTGTCCAGAGATATTCTTTACCGCACAGAAAGTTGGTAGAAATGGGTTATGAAACCGGACTTATTGTTGTGGATAATATGATGGAAGGCTTGAACCGATTGTCGCAGGGCGAAGGAGACGCAGCGGTTTGTCCCGGCAATATGGCACAAGGCCTTATATATAAAGATGGATTGACCAATTTGATTATTGTCGATTCCGGTTGGCCTCTTCGGGAATATTGTTTTGCCAGTACTGATTACCGGTTACTCGAACAGATTGACGCAGCGGTTCTCAAGTTAAAGAAGGCTGGTGTGTATGACCGGATATATATGAAATGGCTGGGTGAGAAACCGGTATTCACTATCCCGTTGTGGCTCTACTCTCTTTTGGGCGCGCTTCTGCTGACGGCTGTGTTGCTTTTTATTTTTGTCAGTGTCTATAAGAAAAGGGTGAAGAGAGGTGAGAAACTGCTCAAAGAAGAAAATGAGAAACTTAATGCCCTCTTGCTTGAAAACAGAAAGCATGAGAAGATGATGAGGGAACAGGAGACAAGACTGGATTTGGCTATGGAGGCAGGTGATATTGCCGCCTGGATATATCAGCCGGAAACACAGGAAATCAAGACTCTGCGTGGAAATGCGCTTGCCGGAAAAGGGCTTAGTATGGAAGAAAACCTGCAAATACTTCATCCGGCCGACCATGCTATACAAAAGGGACTGTTTGAAACTCTCTTGGGGGGAGAGAAAGATACAGCGGAAGCGATATTCCGTTATATGCACGAAGACGGCACTTACCATTATTATGAAAGTCGTATGATAGTGCGGAGGGAAGAGGGGGAGGACGTCGCCATACTGGGGACTCAGAAAGATATTACCAAAGAGGTGCATAACAACAAAATGTTGAATGACACCGTCGAAAAACTTCGTTTTGCCATTCAGACAGCCCGTATGGCGATGTGGGAATTTGATTGCAAGACGCTGGTATTTACTTCTTATAACGACCCGGTAGCCGACTATAAAGACGGTGCCCCTATTTCGATAAACACTTATGACAGCTATTTCCAAAAGGACGGAACCGAATGGGACTTGCTGGAAGAGGCCACACGGATTATGGCTGAAGGAGAGGAAAAGACATACCGCTTCATTGTGAAGATGAAGACCAAATATGATTCGGACTGGCAATATTGTGTAGTGCGCGGCGTGCCGATGGATAAGGATGCAACCGGCAGGGTGATAAAATATCTGGGCGTCAGGCTGAATATCACCGAACAGATGAACTATCAGAAGCTCCTGGAGCAGGAAAGGGAAGATGCACGGCAGGCTGACAAATTGAAATCTGCTTTCCTGGCGAATATGAGCCACGAAATCCGTACTCCGTTGAACGCCATTGTGGGCTTCTCGGGATTGCTTCAAACGACGGAAGAACCGGAACTTCGGCAAGAGTTTATTAATATTATCAATAATAATAATGACCTGTTGTTAAGGCTGATAGGTGATATTCTGGATTTGTCGAAGATAGAATCCGGGCTTATGGAATTGAAACCGGAACTTTTCGATTTGTCGGAAACATTCAAGGAGACATATGTAACGTTGAAGCAACGATGCACGAACTCCGAAGTCGAGTTTCTCGGATATAATCCGTATAAGAGTTGCAGGGTGAATCTGGACAAGAACCGTTTGGTACAAGTGGGAACGAACTTTATTACCAATGCTATCAAGCATACCCAAAAGGGATATATACGTATGGGATACGAATATGTCGACGAAGGAGTCAGGATATTTGTGGAAGATACAGGGTGCGGCATTCCGAAAGAAAAGCAATGCAAATTGTTCCAGCGTTTCGCCAAACTGGATGATTTTACGCAAGGAACGGGATTGGGACTGGCTATCTGTAAGGCAATTGTCGATGTGCAGGGTGGTAAGGTCGGTGTGGATAGCGACGAAGGAAAAGGCAGCACCTTTTGGGCTTGGTTTCCGTGCGAAGCGGAGATTGAAGAAGCGGATACTGAAGAAGAGACGAAGGCAAAGCCCGCAGACGAAATTTCAGGGTTGTTGATGAATAAGCCGGATGTACCACAGGCAGACGGGGTTCGACGGAAGTCCATATTAGTTGCCGAAGACATCGACAGCAACTTTATGTTGGTAAAAGCCATTCTGAAAAATGTAGAGCTAACCCGTGCCATTACTGGGAAAGAGGCTGTGGAATTAGCCGCTGCTCATCATTATGATGCCATTTTAATGGATATGAAAATGCCTGTTATGAATGGCATTGAAGCCACACGGAAAATACGGGCGTTTGATAAGACTACTCCCATTATCGCGGTGACTGCTAATGCCTTCGATTCTGACAGGGTTGAGGCCATGAAGGCTGGATGCGATGCGTTCGTGACAAAGCCGGTCAAGAAAAAAGAGTTGGAGGATATGTTGAGGGTATAG
- a CDS encoding PKD domain-containing protein: MALTACSGNDRDYESPDVYSPYVTKVLDFCPAPGQFTNSIPVWKEGDTQEAMNQKALHAIGNNKKGMVSLGSFGGYIVVGFDHTIENVSGQRDFRVLGNAFYANDNPNPNPPGKGGSAEPGIVMVAYDENKNGKPDDDEWYELAGSEYYKPTTKKKYEITYYKPDENTPDKEYIRWTDNYTGSGYIERISYHADALYYPQWTESETLTFKGTLLPDNGVNEGEKYSEGNPYWVLYAYEWGYADNVLNTEEGSTFDIDWAVDSDGNKVDLPGVDFVKIYTGVRQTCGWFGDTSTEVCGVEDLHLLNK; the protein is encoded by the coding sequence ATGGCGTTGACTGCCTGTTCCGGTAATGACAGGGATTATGAATCTCCGGATGTATATTCTCCGTATGTGACTAAAGTATTGGATTTTTGTCCGGCACCGGGGCAGTTTACTAATTCAATTCCTGTATGGAAAGAAGGAGATACGCAGGAAGCAATGAATCAAAAAGCTCTCCATGCTATTGGAAATAATAAAAAGGGAATGGTGTCATTAGGTAGCTTTGGGGGATATATTGTTGTCGGTTTCGACCATACAATTGAGAATGTATCCGGTCAGCGTGATTTCCGTGTATTGGGTAATGCATTTTATGCAAACGATAATCCCAATCCTAATCCTCCCGGTAAAGGGGGAAGTGCTGAACCTGGGATAGTAATGGTGGCCTACGATGAAAATAAGAATGGGAAACCGGATGATGATGAGTGGTATGAGTTGGCTGGTAGTGAATATTATAAACCGACCACTAAAAAAAAGTATGAGATAACTTATTATAAACCAGACGAAAATACACCAGATAAAGAATATATCCGATGGACAGATAACTACACTGGGAGTGGTTATATAGAACGAATCAGTTATCATGCAGATGCACTCTATTATCCACAATGGACTGAAAGTGAAACTCTGACTTTTAAGGGAACATTATTACCTGATAATGGAGTAAATGAAGGAGAAAAATATAGTGAAGGGAATCCTTATTGGGTGCTTTATGCCTATGAGTGGGGATATGCCGACAATGTCTTGAACACAGAAGAAGGCAGTACATTTGATATTGATTGGGCGGTAGATTCGGATGGAAATAAAGTCGATTTGCCGGGAGTTGATTTTGTGAAAATATATACAGGTGTCAGGCAGACCTGTGGGTGGTTTGGAGATACATCCACTGAAGTCTGTGGGGTAGAAGATTTGCATTTGTTAAATAAATGA
- a CDS encoding DUF2284 domain-containing protein produces the protein MKHFVSHRETKCFKWLSRITTSYSPRDAEKFISFCRQCGCYNTCWACPPFAFDVDQYLSQHELALIIGTKITPLYPDKITDSISYGNRRMKTERKRTDDFLLESN, from the coding sequence GTGAAACACTTCGTTTCACACCGAGAAACAAAGTGTTTCAAATGGTTATCCAGAATAACGACATCATATTCCCCTCGGGATGCCGAGAAGTTTATTAGCTTTTGCCGGCAGTGCGGGTGTTATAATACTTGTTGGGCATGCCCACCTTTCGCCTTTGACGTAGACCAATATCTTTCGCAACATGAACTGGCTCTAATTATCGGAACCAAAATCACTCCTTTATATCCGGATAAAATCACGGATAGCATTTCTTACGGCAACAGGCGGATGAAAACGGAACGTAAGCGGACGGATGATTTTTTATTGGAATCCAACTGA
- a CDS encoding MATE family efflux transporter, producing MKDSIDFGSMDISTLFRKLLIPTVLGMVFSAIFVITDGIFVGKGIGSDALAAVNITAPLFMIAAGVGLMFGIGGSVVASIHLSQGKRKAASINITQALVFSALIILIMSALCFYFVEPLGRFLGSSEKLLPLVIKYMLWYLPFLVFYELLSTGMFFIRLDGSPNYAMMCNAVAAMLNIILDYIFIFEFGWGMMGAAFATSLGTVVGGLMTVVYLARFSRTISLYRIKLSLKSLMLTLRNVSYMIKLGTSAFISEASIACMMFLGNYVFIRHLGEDGVAAFSIACYFFPIIFMVYNAIAQSAQPIISYNFGAGQPGRVRKAFHLALRTALICGISFLVITALCRQEIVALFIDRSYPAFDIAVNGIPYFSIGFIFFAANMIGIGYYQSIERGQRATIITLLRGIVFMLIGFFALPPLLGVKGIWLAVPLAELLTTLYIIGIYLKDHFIVRQ from the coding sequence ATGAAAGATAGTATAGATTTCGGCAGTATGGACATCTCCACGTTATTCCGTAAATTACTGATACCTACAGTCCTCGGAATGGTTTTCTCCGCTATATTCGTCATTACGGACGGGATATTTGTGGGAAAAGGGATTGGTAGTGACGCACTGGCAGCCGTCAATATCACAGCACCACTTTTTATGATTGCCGCCGGTGTCGGGTTGATGTTCGGAATCGGCGGCTCGGTAGTTGCTTCCATTCATTTATCGCAAGGCAAACGGAAGGCAGCAAGTATTAATATCACTCAGGCACTTGTTTTCTCCGCACTCATTATACTGATTATGTCGGCTTTGTGCTTCTACTTTGTGGAACCCTTGGGACGATTTCTCGGCAGTTCGGAAAAACTGCTGCCGCTTGTGATAAAATATATGTTATGGTATCTGCCTTTCCTTGTGTTTTACGAGTTATTGAGCACAGGTATGTTCTTTATCCGCCTGGACGGTTCGCCCAATTATGCCATGATGTGCAATGCCGTAGCAGCAATGCTCAATATCATATTAGACTATATTTTCATTTTCGAGTTTGGCTGGGGAATGATGGGAGCCGCCTTTGCCACCAGCTTGGGAACAGTAGTAGGGGGACTTATGACAGTGGTTTACCTTGCCCGGTTCTCCCGTACTATCAGTCTGTACCGCATCAAGTTAAGTCTAAAAAGTCTGATGCTGACATTGCGTAACGTCAGCTATATGATAAAGTTAGGAACTTCCGCTTTCATCAGCGAGGCATCTATCGCCTGTATGATGTTTCTGGGAAACTACGTTTTCATCCGTCATCTCGGAGAAGACGGAGTAGCCGCATTCAGCATTGCCTGCTACTTCTTCCCTATCATCTTCATGGTCTACAATGCCATTGCGCAATCCGCCCAACCGATTATCAGCTATAATTTCGGAGCCGGACAACCCGGACGTGTCAGGAAAGCTTTTCATCTTGCCCTCCGAACAGCTCTAATCTGCGGAATCAGCTTCCTCGTTATCACCGCTCTATGCCGCCAGGAAATTGTCGCATTATTCATCGACCGTAGCTATCCGGCATTTGATATCGCAGTGAACGGTATTCCTTATTTCAGCATCGGATTTATTTTCTTTGCAGCGAATATGATAGGAATCGGTTATTATCAAAGCATCGAACGGGGACAGAGGGCTACTATCATTACCCTTCTCCGAGGAATCGTCTTTATGCTAATCGGGTTCTTTGCTCTACCACCGCTTCTTGGCGTGAAGGGCATTTGGCTCGCCGTTCCGCTAGCCGAGTTACTGACAACACTTTATATTATCGGAATTTATCTAAAAGATCATTTCATTGTCCGCCAATGA
- a CDS encoding Crp/Fnr family transcriptional regulator, which produces MDIQTLLDCMEEVHFKKRELIVREGTKNNNLYFIRTGIWRAYYHKEGVDTTIWFASDGEAAFSVWGYVDNAYSLINIEAMCDSVAYRISRTALNQLFSSSIGLANLGLRLMDHQLLLQENWLINSGSPRAKERYLTLIKETPELLQYVPLKHIASYLWITPQSLSRIRAEIASSVQ; this is translated from the coding sequence ATCGATATACAGACTTTACTGGACTGTATGGAAGAAGTACATTTCAAAAAAAGGGAATTAATAGTCCGCGAAGGAACAAAGAACAACAACCTTTATTTCATAAGAACAGGAATCTGGCGGGCATATTACCATAAAGAAGGAGTAGATACTACTATCTGGTTTGCTTCAGACGGAGAAGCCGCTTTCTCCGTCTGGGGATATGTCGATAATGCCTATTCCCTGATAAATATTGAAGCGATGTGCGACAGCGTAGCTTATCGCATTTCCCGTACCGCTTTGAACCAGTTATTTTCTTCCTCTATCGGACTCGCCAATCTGGGACTTCGCCTCATGGATCATCAATTACTCTTACAGGAGAATTGGCTTATCAATTCCGGAAGCCCGCGAGCCAAAGAGCGCTACCTCACTCTTATCAAAGAGACTCCGGAATTACTGCAATATGTCCCACTGAAACATATCGCATCTTACTTGTGGATAACGCCACAATCGTTAAGCAGGATTCGGGCGGAAATAGCTTCTTCCGTCCAATAA